Proteins encoded within one genomic window of Oreochromis niloticus isolate F11D_XX unplaced genomic scaffold, O_niloticus_UMD_NMBU tig00008062_pilon, whole genome shotgun sequence:
- the LOC109199132 gene encoding filamin-C-like, with protein sequence MQVKVLPTHDASKVRASGSGLKTTGVPSSLPVKFNIDGKDAGPRREAQEANICDNHDGTYLVSYVPDMTDSCSVHPDSSPYAAVMPALSK encoded by the exons atgcag gtgaaggtgctgcccacccatgatgccagcaaggtgcgtGCAAGTGGATCCGGCCTTAAAACCACTGGAGTGCCCAGCTCTCTGCCAGTGAAGTTCAACATTGATGGCAAAGATGCAG GACCCAGACGGGAAGCCCAAGAAGCAAATATCTGTGACAACCATGATGGGACCTACCTGGTGTCTTATGTGCCAGACATGACTGACAG CTGCTCAGTCCATCCAGACTCCTCTCCATATGCAGCAGTGATGCCGGCTCTCTCCAAGTGA